Proteins co-encoded in one Candidatus Limnocylindrales bacterium genomic window:
- a CDS encoding MaoC family dehydratase: MNINGEPVYVGRDFGGREVAIDAALVERYVRALGHRLEIYSELAPALTLHSECYENLQWYLANIWGNLHARQEWELFGEVPLGSHVRTRGFIRDRYRKRGRDYVVKETWVQDADGNLLSRGLTHQSFLIPQEGERPVAVDKDREKRSDRTFEIGGKGRALAPLGLAVSEDVCMAFSGPTENYHTNRDAARALGFPDIVVQGMLPICLVSELLTREYGRGWLAGGKMDVRLVNVLWADEHIEARAEETSEVPEAGRTRVHLDVWVEKTDGTRVIVGTASALR; this comes from the coding sequence ATGAACATCAACGGGGAACCCGTCTACGTCGGCCGTGATTTCGGCGGGCGCGAAGTCGCAATCGATGCTGCGCTCGTCGAGCGTTATGTCCGCGCGCTCGGCCACCGGCTCGAGATCTATTCGGAGCTCGCCCCTGCCCTCACGCTCCATTCGGAATGTTACGAGAATCTCCAGTGGTACCTCGCCAACATCTGGGGAAACCTGCACGCCCGCCAGGAGTGGGAGCTGTTCGGCGAGGTTCCGCTCGGCTCGCACGTGCGGACGCGCGGATTCATCCGCGATCGCTATCGCAAGCGCGGGCGCGACTACGTGGTCAAAGAGACGTGGGTGCAGGACGCGGACGGAAACCTTCTCAGCCGCGGGCTGACGCACCAGAGCTTCCTCATCCCGCAGGAAGGAGAGCGTCCCGTCGCAGTCGACAAGGATCGCGAGAAACGAAGCGATCGCACGTTTGAAATCGGCGGCAAAGGCCGGGCACTCGCGCCGCTCGGACTCGCGGTGAGCGAGGACGTCTGCATGGCGTTTTCAGGGCCGACCGAGAATTACCATACCAATCGCGACGCGGCCCGCGCGCTCGGATTTCCCGACATTGTCGTTCAAGGAATGCTTCCGATCTGCCTCGTCTCCGAGCTGCTCACGCGCGAATACGGTCGTGGCTGGCTCGCCGGCGGCAAGATGGACGTCCGCCTCGTCAATGTCCTGTGGGCCGACGAGCATATCGAGGCCCGGGCCGAGGAAACCTCCGAAGTTCCAGAGGCCGGACGAACCCGCGTCCACCTCGACGTATGGGTCGAAAAGACCGACGGGACCCGGGTGATCGTCGGAACTGCGAGCGCATTGCGCTGA
- a CDS encoding DUF4215 domain-containing protein translates to MISIRPFDRLGLTVLSLAATTLLAAPAFAHIDAHYPIAGGSLKMSSSSDPKDNYFKFKTTGQLGINPVSLSEDPTAEASSLIVRGTGAFAGSTEIIHLNSGNWSRIGSEEKPKGWKYESDVYDTHSGGITKIQIKSGKTTGSLQIQAKGYYWPFDIVGEQDSIEIVLTIGTYVFCAEFSPTLEADFKTNLEGEVEARDSNPPSTCPRVCGNGVLDTDEECDDGNADTNDTCTNECVGCNPADAVYDTTFEGIQQLIFDAYDCSNDACHGSSQQGGLDLRAGNSYASLVGVTSSIDEEKVRVFPGDQDESILYLKLAMATLDGYEPHTGGTPMPFTGTPITEDQLEAVKLWIRGGASETGVVAGTAELLGSCLPPPTPLNIPQPEVPDPSVGTQMAMPGYLLPPGEVEGCVATYYDISASVPEADLKDCPGAFPGTNETGYRAGKCFTYSENDLYQDAQSHHSIVHIYPGTHTYTDSRWGGWKCYGGPTPDAVCDPSVADACGTDGVCGSKFHKGVACLPTLQEPNWAPVDFDSSSAPQFSGSQESTAQFAFPAGVYSMLPLKGLVVWNSHAFNLTTEDTIMNSWINFTYTSDQTYAAQGMFDNNWIFTQNVPPFQQREYCGTHTFAEGTHLFSLSSHNHKRGVLFRYYNPPQSPPNVAGPCYAPGGSTNASCTPGPGSPFFTSYDYSDATNLHFDPPRIFTGTAAERTVKFCSLYDNGFNDPTTVKRRSQSPVPTGNLIIGGPCDDADVACLSGANKGQLCHGNDSECPGSVCDACPLKGGVTTEDEMFIALGTFYIP, encoded by the coding sequence ATGATTTCCATCCGACCGTTCGACCGCCTCGGACTGACCGTTTTGTCCCTGGCCGCAACGACCCTGCTCGCTGCGCCTGCGTTCGCGCACATCGACGCGCACTATCCCATTGCCGGCGGCTCTCTGAAGATGAGCTCGTCGAGCGATCCGAAAGACAACTATTTCAAGTTCAAGACCACCGGCCAGCTCGGGATCAACCCCGTCAGTCTCTCGGAAGACCCGACCGCCGAGGCATCGTCGCTGATCGTGCGCGGCACCGGCGCGTTCGCCGGCTCGACCGAGATCATCCACCTGAACTCGGGGAACTGGTCGCGGATCGGATCCGAAGAAAAGCCGAAGGGCTGGAAGTACGAGAGCGACGTCTACGACACCCACAGCGGCGGCATCACCAAGATCCAGATTAAGTCCGGCAAGACCACGGGCTCGCTGCAGATCCAGGCGAAGGGTTATTACTGGCCGTTCGACATCGTCGGCGAGCAGGATTCGATCGAGATCGTGCTGACGATCGGCACGTACGTGTTCTGCGCAGAGTTCTCCCCGACCCTCGAGGCCGACTTCAAGACCAATCTCGAAGGTGAAGTCGAGGCGAGGGACTCCAATCCCCCGTCGACATGTCCGAGGGTCTGCGGAAATGGCGTGCTGGACACCGACGAAGAGTGCGACGACGGCAACGCGGACACGAACGACACCTGCACGAACGAATGCGTCGGATGCAATCCCGCCGATGCCGTTTACGACACCACGTTCGAAGGCATCCAGCAGCTCATCTTCGATGCGTACGACTGCTCGAACGATGCGTGCCACGGCTCCTCGCAGCAGGGCGGCCTCGACCTGCGGGCCGGCAATTCTTACGCGTCACTTGTGGGCGTCACCTCGTCGATCGATGAGGAAAAGGTGCGCGTGTTCCCCGGCGACCAGGACGAGTCGATCCTGTACCTGAAGCTCGCCATGGCGACGCTCGACGGTTACGAGCCGCACACCGGCGGCACTCCGATGCCGTTCACCGGTACGCCCATCACCGAGGACCAGCTCGAGGCGGTCAAGCTGTGGATTCGCGGCGGAGCGTCGGAAACCGGCGTCGTTGCGGGTACCGCCGAGCTTCTCGGAAGCTGCCTGCCGCCGCCGACCCCGCTCAACATCCCGCAGCCGGAAGTTCCCGATCCGTCCGTCGGAACGCAGATGGCGATGCCTGGCTATCTTCTTCCTCCGGGCGAAGTCGAAGGATGCGTAGCGACGTATTACGACATCTCGGCGTCAGTGCCGGAAGCCGATCTCAAAGACTGTCCGGGCGCGTTCCCGGGCACGAATGAAACGGGTTACCGCGCGGGCAAGTGTTTCACGTACAGCGAGAACGACCTGTACCAGGACGCGCAGTCCCACCATTCGATCGTTCACATCTATCCGGGAACCCACACCTACACCGATTCGCGCTGGGGCGGATGGAAGTGTTACGGCGGACCGACGCCGGACGCGGTCTGCGATCCGTCGGTCGCCGATGCTTGCGGAACCGACGGCGTATGCGGGAGCAAGTTCCACAAGGGCGTCGCATGCCTGCCGACTCTGCAGGAGCCGAACTGGGCTCCGGTGGATTTCGACTCTTCCTCTGCGCCGCAGTTCTCGGGGTCGCAGGAGTCGACGGCCCAGTTCGCATTCCCGGCCGGTGTCTACAGCATGCTTCCGCTCAAGGGCCTGGTCGTGTGGAACTCGCACGCGTTCAACCTGACCACCGAAGATACGATCATGAATTCGTGGATCAATTTCACGTATACGAGCGACCAGACGTATGCGGCGCAGGGAATGTTCGACAACAACTGGATCTTCACGCAGAACGTGCCGCCGTTCCAGCAGCGCGAATATTGCGGGACCCATACGTTCGCCGAAGGAACCCACCTGTTCTCGCTGTCGTCGCATAACCACAAGCGCGGCGTTCTGTTCCGCTACTACAATCCGCCGCAGTCGCCGCCGAATGTTGCCGGCCCCTGTTACGCGCCGGGCGGTTCGACCAACGCATCGTGTACGCCGGGGCCCGGCTCGCCGTTCTTCACGAGCTACGACTACAGCGATGCGACCAACCTGCATTTCGACCCGCCGAGAATCTTTACGGGCACTGCGGCCGAGCGCACGGTCAAGTTCTGTTCGCTGTACGACAACGGATTCAACGATCCGACAACGGTCAAGAGGCGCTCGCAGTCTCCGGTACCCACCGGAAACCTGATCATCGGCGGACCGTGCGACGATGCGGACGTTGCGTGCCTGAGCGGCGCGAACAAAGGTCAGCTCTGTCACGGCAACGATTCGGAATGCCCGGGATCGGTCTGTGACGCGTGCCCGCTCAAGGGCGGCGTGACGACCGAAGACGAAATGTTCATCGCGCTGGGGACGTTCTACATCCCCTGA
- a CDS encoding acyl-CoA dehydrogenase has protein sequence MADGATNFFKADLRSIQFTLYEHIKVQQLFEAERFPKANFFGHLSQQECDQVIDQTYRFCNEVIGPLSQTGDRFGCKLVDGKVTTPDGYREAWKTLWEMGLPNWRHTLEHGGFQGPSSIEVVLAELQSGANTAFTMYPGLTHGSAELIANFALDEDRARFLPSMQNGRFSGTMCLSEPHAGSDVGSARTKAVRIDGNRYRITGTKCWISGGDQDLSENIVHMVLARVEGAPEGTGGISLFIVPKFRVNDDGSIGEFNNVVTTSIEHKLGIKSSTTAVLNFGDGGETIGYLCGSTENTGMKQMFQMMNGARIAVGVQGLAVASTAYLNALAYARERKQGSSVKRFKDPNAPRVSIIEHSDVRRMLLEMKSKIEGMRALCVKLAFNEDLARALAAEGKHDEAAFYQGRVDLLTPIVKAYCSDQSFRICELAVQIYGGAGYVTDNPVEQYLRDAKIFSIYEGTNHIQALDLVVRKLRGRHGQDLADFVGDLTGFVERYSNDPAVGHEVRLLGEAAQALQEAGADLMKYMMSSKLDQLTLCCSPFLEAMAEVTVGHLLLEAAVIAEEERTQDERQSQEEFDFYAGKVMSGKFYANFVLPNVLAKCRAIASNDRSALDIPDAGFSTSW, from the coding sequence GTGGCCGACGGCGCAACCAACTTTTTCAAGGCCGATCTCCGCTCGATCCAGTTCACGCTGTACGAGCACATCAAGGTCCAGCAGCTTTTCGAGGCGGAACGCTTCCCGAAGGCCAACTTCTTCGGTCACCTGTCGCAGCAGGAGTGCGACCAGGTGATCGACCAGACCTACCGGTTCTGCAACGAGGTCATCGGGCCGCTCAGCCAGACCGGCGACCGCTTCGGCTGCAAACTGGTGGACGGCAAGGTCACGACGCCCGACGGCTACCGCGAGGCCTGGAAGACGCTCTGGGAAATGGGGCTTCCGAACTGGCGGCATACGCTCGAGCACGGCGGCTTCCAGGGACCGTCGTCGATCGAGGTGGTGCTGGCCGAGCTGCAGTCCGGCGCCAACACTGCGTTCACGATGTATCCGGGCCTTACGCACGGCTCGGCCGAGCTGATCGCGAACTTCGCGCTCGACGAGGACCGCGCACGCTTCCTTCCGAGCATGCAGAATGGCCGCTTCTCCGGAACGATGTGCCTTTCGGAGCCGCATGCCGGCTCGGACGTCGGCTCGGCCCGAACCAAGGCCGTTCGCATCGACGGCAACCGCTACCGGATCACCGGCACGAAGTGCTGGATTTCCGGAGGCGACCAGGACCTGTCGGAGAACATCGTCCACATGGTCCTTGCCCGCGTCGAGGGTGCTCCGGAAGGAACCGGCGGCATCTCGCTGTTCATCGTGCCGAAGTTCCGCGTCAACGACGACGGCAGCATCGGCGAGTTCAACAACGTCGTGACGACGTCGATCGAGCACAAGCTCGGGATCAAGTCGTCGACGACGGCCGTGCTGAACTTCGGCGACGGCGGCGAGACCATCGGCTATCTCTGCGGCAGCACCGAGAACACCGGCATGAAGCAGATGTTCCAGATGATGAACGGCGCGCGCATCGCGGTCGGTGTGCAGGGCCTCGCGGTCGCGTCGACGGCCTATCTGAACGCGCTCGCGTATGCGCGCGAGCGCAAGCAGGGCTCGTCCGTCAAACGCTTCAAGGATCCCAATGCGCCGCGGGTTTCGATCATCGAGCATTCGGACGTTCGCCGCATGCTGCTGGAGATGAAGTCGAAGATCGAAGGTATGCGCGCGCTCTGCGTCAAGCTCGCGTTCAACGAAGACCTTGCCCGTGCGCTTGCGGCCGAAGGCAAGCACGACGAAGCGGCGTTCTACCAGGGACGCGTCGACCTGCTGACCCCGATCGTAAAAGCGTACTGCTCGGATCAGAGCTTCCGCATCTGCGAGCTCGCGGTGCAGATCTACGGCGGCGCCGGCTACGTGACCGACAATCCGGTCGAACAGTACCTGCGCGATGCGAAGATCTTTTCGATCTACGAAGGCACCAACCACATCCAGGCGCTCGATCTCGTCGTGCGCAAGCTGCGCGGGCGGCACGGCCAGGACCTTGCGGACTTCGTCGGCGATCTGACGGGATTCGTCGAGCGCTACTCGAACGATCCGGCGGTCGGACACGAAGTACGGCTGCTCGGCGAAGCCGCGCAGGCGCTTCAGGAGGCCGGCGCCGACCTGATGAAGTACATGATGAGCAGCAAGCTCGATCAGCTCACGCTTTGCTGCTCGCCGTTCCTCGAAGCGATGGCCGAAGTGACGGTCGGGCACCTGCTGCTCGAAGCCGCGGTGATTGCCGAGGAGGAGCGCACGCAGGACGAACGCCAGAGCCAGGAAGAGTTCGACTTCTACGCGGGCAAGGTCATGTCGGGAAAATTCTACGCGAACTTCGTGCTTCCGAACGTGCTGGCCAAATGCCGGGCGATCGCGTCGAACGACAGAAGCGCGCTCGACATTCCCGACGCCGGCTTCTCGACGAGCTGGTAG
- a CDS encoding DUF1566 domain-containing protein — MLAAAIVMSSIVMASSVANATTVDVQCWHGRKLARSQYERCFYRISDARKAERCLARYYEAWSMLQTLSGTPCDDVRLVDNLDGTVTDNWTGLTWEKKSSLDSVVNESDPHDADNSYTYSKEDADPTNEDGTVFTSFLAALNEGAGFAGSSGWRLPTLAEIYTLFTLVDGECRTPPCIDAIYGPYPTLDLSLYWSSSTILFQGNQLGGRGVAASLANPTTSGFTNSAKTGIFLARAVRGGLGPL, encoded by the coding sequence GTGCTGGCCGCAGCAATTGTGATGTCGTCCATTGTGATGGCGTCCTCCGTGGCGAATGCCACAACGGTCGACGTCCAGTGCTGGCACGGACGCAAGCTGGCGAGGTCCCAATACGAACGGTGCTTCTACCGCATCAGCGATGCGAGGAAAGCAGAGCGGTGCCTGGCGAGATACTACGAGGCGTGGTCGATGCTTCAGACGCTTTCGGGGACGCCTTGCGACGACGTCCGACTCGTCGACAACCTGGACGGTACGGTAACCGACAACTGGACGGGTCTCACGTGGGAGAAAAAATCCAGCCTTGACTCTGTCGTCAACGAATCCGATCCGCACGACGCCGACAACAGCTATACCTATTCCAAAGAGGACGCGGATCCCACGAATGAGGACGGGACGGTTTTCACGTCGTTTCTCGCCGCGCTCAACGAGGGAGCAGGTTTCGCCGGCAGCAGCGGATGGCGATTACCGACACTGGCGGAGATCTACACGCTCTTTACGCTCGTTGATGGGGAATGCCGTACCCCGCCCTGCATCGATGCCATCTACGGACCGTACCCGACGCTGGATTTATCGCTTTACTGGTCATCGAGTACCATCCTGTTCCAAGGCAACCAGCTCGGCGGCCGTGGAGTCGCAGCATCCCTTGCGAACCCCACCACATCCGGGTTCACGAATTCGGCCAAAACGGGAATCTTTCTGGCACGTGCCGTGCGCGGAGGTCTCGGGCCGCTGTAA
- a CDS encoding acyl-CoA thioesterase II gives MAHPLLDDVLRLLDVEELEVNIFRGHNPDEQRQRVFGGQVAAQALMSAARTVPAGRTVHSLHSYFLRPGDMKVPILYIVDRIRDGRSFTTRRVVAIQHGEAIFNLQASFQVPEPGLMHGLEMPDAPDPETLPTNAERLASYGRALPRQAVEPRAIDIRWCDPPGWKPHKGADSRSMIWMRADGVVPEDPLLHTCVLVYASDYTLTETVMRPHGVHWSDPGVMCASLDHAMWFHRPLKVDDWWLYVEDSPAAESARGLARGIIFDRSGRLCCSVVQEILLRAPLD, from the coding sequence TTGGCCCATCCCCTGCTCGACGACGTGCTCCGACTCCTCGATGTCGAGGAGCTCGAGGTCAACATTTTTCGCGGCCACAACCCCGACGAACAGCGCCAGCGCGTGTTCGGAGGGCAGGTTGCGGCGCAGGCCCTGATGTCGGCCGCGCGCACGGTACCGGCCGGGCGCACGGTGCATTCGCTGCACTCGTACTTCCTGCGGCCCGGCGACATGAAGGTGCCGATCCTTTACATCGTCGACCGCATTCGCGACGGGCGATCGTTCACCACCCGGCGCGTCGTCGCGATCCAGCACGGCGAGGCGATCTTCAATCTGCAGGCGTCGTTCCAGGTGCCGGAGCCGGGCCTCATGCATGGCCTCGAGATGCCCGATGCGCCGGATCCGGAGACGCTGCCGACCAACGCCGAGCGGCTCGCGAGCTACGGACGGGCGCTGCCGCGGCAGGCGGTCGAGCCGCGGGCCATCGACATCCGCTGGTGTGATCCGCCCGGATGGAAGCCGCACAAGGGCGCCGATTCGCGCTCGATGATCTGGATGCGCGCCGATGGCGTCGTGCCCGAAGATCCGCTGCTGCACACGTGCGTGCTCGTCTACGCGTCCGACTACACGCTGACCGAGACCGTCATGCGTCCGCATGGCGTGCACTGGAGCGATCCCGGCGTGATGTGTGCGAGCCTCGATCACGCGATGTGGTTTCACCGCCCGCTCAAGGTCGACGACTGGTGGCTGTACGTCGAGGATTCGCCGGCGGCCGAGAGCGCGCGCGGGCTTGCGCGCGGCATCATCTTCGACCGCAGCGGCCGGCTGTGCTGCTCGGTCGTGCAGGAGATCCTGCTGCGCGCACCACTCGACTGA
- a CDS encoding acyl-CoA dehydrogenase family protein — translation MTTYSNLENLLFAPTPEHAMLRETVRRFTENEIEPQAEQHDADGVLNVGLIRRCGDLGLLGLTIPEEHGGAGMDAVAAVIAHHEMAKADPGFTLAYLAHYLLFVNNFFHAASDEQRERLLPGVLSGEVIGAMGMTEPAAGTDVLGMQSTAERRGDAYILNGRKIFITNGYEAGCLLVYAKVGGRITAFVVEKGFPGFSAGEPIKKMGMRASTMCELVFDQCEVPVANRLGEEGGGVTCMMRNLEIERLCLSAMSLGIADRCLSEMIRYSGERKAFGKPIAEFGQIQRYIAESFADLEAARCLVYREAARVGPGSRNRLGTDAAKLFAAPMAKRVADAAMQVLGGYGYTREYKVERFLRDAKLNEIGGGTLESHQKNITRDLTGGAATG, via the coding sequence ATGACGACCTATTCGAATTTGGAAAACCTGCTGTTCGCGCCTACTCCCGAGCACGCCATGCTGCGCGAGACGGTGCGGCGGTTTACCGAGAACGAGATCGAGCCGCAGGCGGAGCAGCACGATGCGGACGGCGTGCTCAACGTCGGGCTGATTCGCCGCTGCGGGGATCTCGGGCTGCTCGGGCTTACCATTCCGGAGGAGCACGGCGGAGCGGGGATGGATGCGGTGGCGGCGGTGATCGCGCACCACGAGATGGCCAAAGCGGACCCCGGCTTCACGCTGGCCTACCTCGCGCACTATCTGCTGTTCGTGAACAACTTCTTCCATGCGGCCAGCGATGAGCAGCGCGAACGGCTGCTGCCGGGTGTGCTGTCGGGCGAAGTGATCGGCGCGATGGGCATGACCGAGCCCGCCGCCGGAACCGACGTGCTCGGCATGCAGTCGACGGCCGAGCGGCGCGGCGACGCGTACATTCTCAACGGCCGCAAGATCTTCATCACCAACGGATACGAAGCGGGCTGCCTGCTGGTCTATGCGAAAGTCGGCGGCCGCATCACTGCATTCGTCGTCGAGAAGGGGTTTCCGGGATTCTCGGCCGGCGAGCCGATCAAGAAGATGGGGATGCGCGCGTCGACGATGTGCGAGCTCGTCTTCGACCAGTGCGAAGTGCCCGTGGCCAATCGCCTCGGCGAAGAAGGCGGCGGCGTGACCTGCATGATGCGCAATCTCGAGATCGAGCGCCTCTGCCTGTCGGCGATGAGCCTCGGCATCGCCGACCGCTGCCTGTCGGAGATGATCCGCTACTCAGGCGAGCGCAAGGCGTTTGGTAAACCGATTGCCGAGTTCGGCCAGATCCAGCGCTACATCGCCGAATCGTTCGCGGACCTCGAGGCTGCGCGGTGCCTCGTCTATCGCGAGGCGGCGCGCGTCGGTCCCGGCAGCCGCAACCGGCTCGGCACCGATGCGGCCAAGCTGTTCGCGGCGCCGATGGCCAAGCGCGTGGCGGACGCGGCGATGCAGGTGCTCGGCGGGTACGGCTACACGCGAGAGTACAAGGTCGAGCGCTTCCTTCGCGACGCGAAGCTGAACGAGATCGGCGGCGGCACGCTCGAGAGTCACCAGAAGAACATCACGAGGGACCTGACCGGCGGGGCCGCGACCGGCTGA